A genomic stretch from Acetomicrobium sp. S15 = DSM 107314 includes:
- a CDS encoding mitochondrial fission ELM1 family protein, giving the protein MRSSAVAPGVVFVLSDGIKGHIAQVRGLARSLSERCGVPVEEAAVPRLSGLRRFELLKVRSRFLPRLSRRKVEAWLKDAGGVKLLQQFAGAVERAGCTAEAALILSCGSGAAPFALALARLCGAKSCTVMTPSIGLSHFDFAIVPGHDAPPARRNVFVTLGALNDVDRNRIEEEGKALSEAFPPESEKRWALLIGGDDANYRVSPAWAREMLSFLLELAAKRGADLYITTSRRTLRETEAAIEELCAASRWVRMLCLASKGERNPVYGMLGLATNVLCTEDSVSMISEAATAGFRVGVLSVEHALGVGTSLQRLALVLARRGFLSEGRLWGLPRFDKMIDSFCSRSLAMRLDDESALAAFLETPQLHGADFDETGRAARWLLENLNWQVKNGIARASLCG; this is encoded by the coding sequence GTGCGATCGAGCGCTGTGGCGCCTGGCGTCGTGTTCGTCTTGAGTGACGGCATAAAAGGGCATATCGCCCAAGTCAGAGGCTTGGCGCGATCTTTAAGCGAGCGGTGCGGCGTACCGGTTGAGGAAGCCGCCGTGCCGCGCTTGAGCGGCCTGCGCCGCTTCGAGTTGCTGAAGGTGAGGTCTCGCTTCCTGCCGCGGCTTTCTCGCAGGAAGGTCGAGGCGTGGCTTAAAGACGCCGGAGGAGTGAAGCTGCTGCAGCAATTCGCAGGCGCCGTCGAGCGGGCCGGCTGCACGGCTGAAGCGGCTCTGATACTTTCTTGCGGAAGCGGCGCCGCTCCTTTCGCCCTGGCGCTCGCGCGCCTCTGTGGGGCTAAGAGCTGCACCGTCATGACGCCCTCCATCGGGCTGTCGCATTTCGACTTCGCCATCGTGCCGGGGCACGATGCCCCGCCGGCGCGGCGTAATGTCTTTGTAACCCTGGGCGCGCTCAACGACGTAGACAGAAACCGCATCGAAGAGGAAGGGAAAGCTTTGTCTGAGGCCTTCCCTCCTGAAAGCGAAAAGAGGTGGGCTCTCCTCATCGGCGGGGACGACGCCAATTACCGGGTCTCTCCTGCCTGGGCGAGGGAGATGCTTTCCTTCCTCCTCGAATTGGCGGCGAAGCGCGGCGCCGACCTTTACATCACCACGTCCCGCCGCACGCTTCGTGAGACCGAGGCGGCCATAGAGGAGCTTTGTGCCGCTTCGCGTTGGGTGAGGATGCTCTGTCTCGCCTCTAAGGGCGAAAGGAACCCCGTTTACGGCATGCTGGGCCTCGCGACGAACGTCCTCTGCACCGAGGATTCGGTCTCCATGATCTCCGAGGCCGCGACGGCCGGTTTTCGCGTCGGCGTTTTATCCGTCGAGCACGCGCTCGGCGTCGGCACATCGCTCCAGAGGCTTGCACTCGTTCTGGCGAGGAGAGGTTTTTTAAGCGAGGGAAGGCTTTGGGGCCTGCCGCGCTTTGATAAAATGATAGACTCCTTTTGCTCAAGAAGCCTCGCCATGCGCCTCGACGACGAGTCGGCGCTCGCTGCGTTTCTTGAAACGCCGCAGCTTCACGGCGCGGATTTCGACGAGACGGGGCGAGCGGCGCGCTGGCTGCTCGAAAATTTAAATTGGCAGGTGAAAAATGGCATTGCGCGTGCTTCACTATGTGGATGA
- a CDS encoding glycosyltransferase, with translation MALRVLHYVDENSLSWAEPWLQLLEELKRLGVENVVLCRPGGTLGDKAESRGFPVRRYRPPFPWAPALCRGVPSVLKAVKPDLIHTRLSTAAALGGYWGQKLGIPVLSTIDKYPKGKYYRWSSHVVGCSTAVSEHMKGLGFPSCKVSTIHNPIKVERYARDVEARKSLRASAGVGEDELVFLGCGRFVGWKAFDVLLLAYDRLSALRPHRLWIAGSGAMEQEWQALSRSLSSHDRVSFFGFVEDIRLLLWAADVFVQPSKEPEGFSLMLLEAAAAGLPLIATAIGGTLDIADERCGWLVPPDDADALARAMSMALNEDLTEKALLAADKARQFDVSVIARRYADEYERVMSEE, from the coding sequence ATGGCATTGCGCGTGCTTCACTATGTGGATGAAAACAGCTTATCCTGGGCTGAGCCGTGGCTTCAACTCCTCGAAGAGTTGAAGAGGCTCGGCGTGGAAAACGTCGTCCTCTGCAGGCCGGGCGGCACCTTGGGCGACAAGGCCGAATCGAGGGGCTTTCCCGTCCGGCGCTACCGCCCGCCTTTTCCCTGGGCGCCCGCCCTCTGCCGCGGCGTGCCTTCTGTCCTGAAGGCCGTAAAGCCCGATCTGATCCACACGCGCCTCTCCACGGCCGCCGCGTTGGGCGGCTATTGGGGGCAAAAGCTTGGCATACCCGTCCTTTCGACGATAGACAAGTACCCAAAGGGCAAGTATTACAGGTGGTCGTCGCACGTAGTCGGGTGCTCGACGGCCGTCTCTGAGCACATGAAAGGCCTGGGCTTCCCTTCCTGTAAAGTTTCGACGATCCATAACCCGATAAAGGTGGAGCGCTACGCCCGTGACGTGGAGGCGCGAAAATCCCTCCGCGCCAGCGCCGGCGTGGGGGAAGACGAGCTTGTCTTTTTGGGCTGCGGGCGCTTTGTGGGGTGGAAGGCCTTCGACGTGTTGCTTTTGGCCTACGACAGGCTCTCGGCGTTGCGGCCCCACAGGCTCTGGATAGCGGGAAGCGGTGCCATGGAGCAGGAGTGGCAAGCCCTCTCTCGCTCCCTTTCCTCGCACGACAGGGTGTCGTTTTTCGGCTTTGTCGAAGACATAAGGCTGCTGCTGTGGGCTGCCGACGTCTTCGTCCAGCCTTCCAAGGAGCCGGAGGGATTCAGCCTGATGTTGCTTGAAGCTGCTGCTGCGGGCCTTCCCCTCATAGCCACGGCCATAGGGGGGACTCTCGACATAGCCGACGAGCGATGTGGCTGGCTCGTCCCGCCCGACGACGCAGACGCCTTGGCGCGCGCCATGTCTATGGCCCTGAACGAGGACTTGACCGAAAAGGCTCTGCTGGCTGCAGACAAGGCGAGGCAGTTTGACGTGTCTGTCATCGCCCGTCGCTACGCCGACGAGTACGAACGGGTGATGAGTGAAGAGTGA
- a CDS encoding glycosyltransferase family 9 protein, with protein sequence MKIDPKAIKRVLVIGLSCLGDMLLASAALWNLRLYLKEAHFTLWVGPRALGAVEGDPLWDEVVLYDRQGEYAGLRGRAKAIRWMRRGLYDLIVDLRSTLMPLLSGARFAPLWGFRGVLAPKGIHEAERNIAAVASLGVPIAVRRLRFYVPQSARDAADRLIGPALKGRPLVVLNPSGSIPEKRWPVERFSGLGLCLAERYGAAVGVLGYLEREIELAKAVLEALGGNGLDLTGRHSLPLVGAFLERSALFVTNDTGTLHVASALMTPTVGIYLLRNAARFGPWGGPHVVVASLVDDVREIPLEQVAEACDFLLGESGT encoded by the coding sequence ATGAAGATAGACCCAAAAGCGATTAAGCGCGTCCTCGTGATAGGCCTCTCATGTCTTGGCGACATGCTCTTGGCCTCTGCGGCGCTGTGGAACCTCAGGCTTTATCTTAAAGAAGCACACTTTACGCTCTGGGTCGGCCCTCGCGCCCTTGGGGCGGTGGAGGGCGACCCCTTGTGGGATGAGGTCGTGCTCTACGACCGCCAGGGGGAATACGCTGGCCTGCGGGGCAGGGCTAAGGCCATTCGATGGATGAGGAGAGGCCTCTACGACCTCATCGTGGACCTCAGATCCACGCTGATGCCGCTTCTGAGCGGCGCCCGCTTCGCCCCTCTGTGGGGCTTCAGGGGCGTTTTAGCTCCCAAGGGCATCCACGAGGCGGAGCGCAACATTGCCGCTGTCGCTTCTTTGGGCGTTCCCATAGCCGTAAGGCGCCTGCGCTTCTACGTGCCGCAGTCGGCCCGCGATGCCGCAGACCGGCTCATCGGGCCGGCCTTGAAGGGCAGACCTTTGGTAGTTCTTAACCCCTCCGGCAGCATCCCCGAAAAGAGGTGGCCCGTCGAGCGCTTCTCCGGCCTGGGCCTGTGCCTGGCGGAGCGCTACGGGGCTGCCGTCGGCGTCTTGGGGTATTTGGAGCGTGAAATCGAGCTCGCCAAAGCGGTACTCGAAGCCTTGGGGGGAAACGGCCTCGACCTCACAGGCAGGCACAGCCTCCCCCTCGTGGGCGCGTTCCTCGAAAGAAGTGCCCTCTTCGTGACAAACGACACGGGCACGCTCCACGTGGCGAGCGCCTTGATGACGCCGACGGTGGGCATATATCTTCTTAGGAACGCCGCACGCTTCGGCCCCTGGGGAGGACCGCATGTCGTTGTCGCTTCTTTGGTGGACGACGTGCGGGAGATCCCGCTGGAGCAGGTCGCCGAGGCTTGCGATTTTCTGTTGGGAGAGTCGGGCACATGA
- a CDS encoding glycosyltransferase → MKFIEILPELEEGGVERHVLWLSNGLARWGHEVLVVSAGGKLEHALVVGTQSWHLPVHYKNPLTVLYSAARIAAVARRNGYDLIHAHSRVPAWVALLASKMAGVPFVVTLHVRFGNRSPLVYKPYRLASRVICVSESARSAMGDLVGDRTVVIRNGLPDARGKWRGKYPPWKLLFVGRLSPVKGIDVALRALCRLKSYDWTLDVVGDGPLRKELESFVAEEGLEGRVFFHGFCPHVEPWMMGASLLLFPSLYEGLPLTLAQSIQIGLPALASDIPEVREMTVEPYSLVPAGDAKAWEEALRGIFSGDTEPPRLKAGYDLALDKMVDKTLALYEEVVFAVRAARSGRSSSC, encoded by the coding sequence ATGAAGTTTATAGAGATTTTGCCCGAGTTGGAAGAGGGGGGCGTCGAGCGCCACGTCCTTTGGCTTTCCAACGGGCTCGCCCGATGGGGGCACGAGGTGCTCGTCGTTTCGGCCGGGGGAAAGCTCGAACACGCGCTCGTCGTCGGCACTCAATCCTGGCACCTGCCCGTGCATTACAAAAACCCGCTGACCGTGCTCTATTCCGCCGCGAGGATAGCGGCGGTGGCCAGGCGCAATGGTTACGACCTGATACACGCCCACTCCCGCGTCCCGGCCTGGGTTGCCCTGTTGGCCTCGAAGATGGCCGGCGTGCCCTTCGTCGTGACGCTCCACGTGAGGTTCGGCAACCGCTCACCGCTTGTTTACAAGCCTTACAGGCTTGCCTCGCGCGTCATCTGCGTGAGTGAGTCGGCACGAAGCGCCATGGGAGACCTCGTGGGCGATAGGACGGTCGTCATAAGGAACGGCTTGCCCGATGCGCGGGGCAAGTGGAGGGGCAAATACCCCCCCTGGAAGCTGCTATTCGTGGGGCGCCTTTCGCCCGTCAAGGGGATAGACGTGGCCCTCCGCGCGCTCTGTCGCCTTAAAAGTTACGATTGGACGCTCGACGTGGTGGGAGACGGCCCCTTGAGGAAGGAGCTTGAGTCCTTCGTGGCAGAGGAGGGTTTAGAAGGCCGCGTCTTTTTTCACGGCTTCTGCCCCCACGTGGAGCCGTGGATGATGGGCGCCTCGCTTTTGCTCTTTCCCTCGCTCTACGAGGGCTTGCCCCTAACGCTCGCCCAGAGCATCCAGATCGGCCTTCCTGCCTTGGCGAGCGACATCCCGGAGGTGAGGGAGATGACGGTCGAACCTTACTCCTTGGTGCCTGCCGGCGACGCGAAGGCCTGGGAGGAAGCCCTGAGAGGCATCTTTTCCGGCGACACCGAACCGCCTCGCCTGAAGGCCGGCTACGACTTGGCCTTGGACAAGATGGTAGACAAAACCCTCGCCCTTTACGAGGAGGTAGTTTTTGCCGTCCGCGCGGCCAGGAGCGGGAGGTCGTCGTCTTGTTAG
- a CDS encoding glycosyltransferase family 9 protein: MLEPVSKWPFSVEDMRANVVLYRVAPDDYPKELYLPWYSDPIYKKITVKSLLFYIGGMALGDCVMINPTLAAFRGAFPGARIYIVGHPAPPVVRLLEEAGLMDELLWSYIPKHRLNSFPKYVELWRYGRRIGELDLLVDTQRQFMPSFVLSFVFRYRHRLGYSCKGFFSDWRFPEPGRECVHDSYQSLMLARRLGIPPADPFHRLVVPPRVEELSDRLVASRGWSEAVALFPLTAKLDASKCMPRRFYVDLAKTVARNRPVLLFGSPSQVAHLKEMADEIGGRAYIPYLESGVNAEDELFLCMALLKRVSAAVSNDSGGAHLAAALGARTLVVGPMARLARFGPCGERAWAMQTDLPCFPCPRTDGSACKGARWCLRAISPFMVVEALEKWI, encoded by the coding sequence TTGTTAGAGCCCGTCAGTAAATGGCCCTTTAGCGTTGAGGATATGCGTGCGAATGTCGTGCTTTACCGGGTTGCTCCTGATGATTACCCGAAAGAACTTTACCTCCCCTGGTACAGCGACCCGATTTATAAAAAGATAACCGTTAAAAGCCTCCTTTTTTATATAGGCGGCATGGCGCTTGGCGACTGCGTCATGATAAACCCGACCCTCGCAGCCTTCAGGGGCGCCTTCCCCGGCGCGCGCATTTACATCGTGGGCCACCCGGCGCCGCCCGTGGTGCGCCTGCTCGAAGAGGCCGGACTCATGGACGAGCTGCTCTGGTCTTACATACCGAAGCACCGCTTAAACTCATTCCCCAAATATGTGGAGCTGTGGCGCTACGGCAGGCGCATCGGAGAGCTCGACCTCCTCGTGGACACGCAGAGGCAGTTCATGCCTTCTTTTGTTCTCTCTTTCGTCTTTCGATACCGCCACCGCCTGGGGTATTCCTGCAAGGGATTTTTTAGCGACTGGCGCTTTCCCGAGCCGGGCCGCGAGTGTGTCCACGATTCGTATCAGTCGCTAATGCTCGCCCGCCGCCTTGGCATACCGCCCGCTGATCCCTTTCACAGGCTTGTCGTTCCTCCCCGCGTTGAGGAGCTCTCCGATCGACTCGTCGCCTCGAGAGGTTGGAGCGAGGCCGTCGCCCTATTTCCGCTCACTGCAAAGCTTGATGCGTCGAAGTGTATGCCGCGGCGCTTTTATGTGGACCTGGCTAAGACGGTCGCGCGCAACCGCCCCGTCCTCCTTTTTGGTTCCCCCTCGCAGGTGGCGCACCTTAAAGAGATGGCCGACGAGATCGGCGGACGCGCCTATATTCCTTACCTCGAATCCGGCGTGAACGCTGAGGACGAGCTCTTCCTCTGCATGGCCCTGCTGAAGCGCGTATCAGCCGCCGTGTCGAACGACAGCGGCGGCGCACACCTCGCCGCAGCCCTGGGGGCGCGCACGCTCGTCGTAGGGCCCATGGCTCGCCTTGCGCGTTTTGGCCCTTGCGGAGAGCGCGCCTGGGCCATGCAGACGGACCTGCCCTGTTTCCCCTGCCCCAGGACCGACGGCAGCGCCTGCAAGGGTGCCCGATGGTGCCTGCGGGCCATTTCTCCCTTTATGGTAGTGGAGGCGCTGGAGAAGTGGATTTGA
- a CDS encoding glycosyltransferase family 9 protein, protein MNDTLKVGSVFKSRAQILNETQPEGRLLFVKYSALGDIALATAAASCIKAHFPGLSLFWLASRPYDELLKLQPFVDEVLPWDRSRDPRAFFGLVRRVRSLRFDWLVDMQWVQRSALLSALSGARCRLGFFKGHKFPYYDWTPENWRYEDPILERQSAILEGLGISDGLSYLPRLCVSGEESRTAESALSVPEPRCAALIGASKPVKRWPAENWVSFLRMMMDRGWSAVLVGHGPEEEEMARKIALQLPEGRTANLVGALDLKGMAALFSRVRLAVGGDTGPLYLAIAAGVPSVGLFGPTSPYTHFPDLAFTVSLSAPCPRSGCGDWNCPNADCLSAISPREVLEAIQKLGL, encoded by the coding sequence TTGAATGATACGTTAAAGGTCGGTTCTGTCTTTAAGAGCCGGGCACAAATCTTAAATGAGACACAGCCTGAAGGCAGGCTGCTCTTCGTCAAATACAGCGCCCTGGGCGACATAGCGCTGGCCACGGCGGCGGCCTCGTGCATAAAGGCGCACTTTCCCGGTCTTTCGCTCTTTTGGCTGGCCTCCAGGCCTTATGACGAGCTCCTTAAGCTTCAGCCCTTTGTGGACGAGGTCTTGCCCTGGGACCGCTCCCGCGACCCGCGGGCTTTTTTCGGCCTCGTCCGTAGGGTTAGAAGCCTGCGCTTCGACTGGCTCGTAGACATGCAGTGGGTCCAAAGGAGCGCGCTCCTGTCCGCGCTTTCGGGGGCAAGGTGCAGGCTCGGCTTTTTCAAAGGGCACAAGTTTCCCTATTACGACTGGACGCCTGAAAATTGGCGCTACGAAGACCCGATACTTGAAAGACAGTCCGCGATACTTGAGGGCTTGGGCATATCCGACGGCCTGTCCTATCTGCCGCGCCTTTGCGTGAGCGGCGAAGAGTCGCGCACGGCAGAATCCGCCCTAAGCGTACCCGAGCCTCGATGCGCCGCCCTCATCGGGGCGAGTAAGCCCGTAAAGCGCTGGCCGGCCGAAAACTGGGTCTCCTTCCTGCGGATGATGATGGACCGCGGCTGGAGCGCCGTCCTCGTCGGCCACGGTCCGGAGGAAGAGGAGATGGCGCGCAAAATTGCCCTTCAGTTGCCCGAGGGCCGCACGGCAAACCTCGTCGGCGCCTTGGACCTCAAGGGGATGGCGGCCCTGTTCTCACGCGTGCGGCTGGCCGTGGGGGGAGACACGGGCCCGCTCTACCTCGCCATAGCCGCAGGCGTGCCCTCCGTCGGCCTTTTTGGCCCCACGAGCCCCTATACTCACTTCCCCGATCTTGCCTTTACCGTTTCTCTGTCTGCCCCCTGCCCGCGCTCTGGGTGCGGCGACTGGAACTGTCCCAATGCCGACTGCCTTTCTGCCATTTCGCCCCGCGAAGTCCTCGAGGCGATCCAAAAATTAGGTCTTTAG
- a CDS encoding S-layer homology domain-containing protein yields the protein MKKFFALLAVAVLVAFAAPAFAANPFVDVPMNHWSYDALSQLAAKGIIQGYPDGSFKGNQPMTRYEMATAVARALATVDMDKASKEDVEMLKRLVVEFKDELDALGVKVDELDERVAVLEKNLGGWRFYGELRFTGEWADEEGQYSNVVGDTEFDLDRYRLWMTRKVDDKLTMIMRLGDDSRSSDGTAWERYYAEVMFPWDFKVWIGKWNFDWEADDKIIYAQESWFTDQTYKGFHAKKSWGNGYFAAFVAHQEKDENRYYHKNGENWEWDTSRWPAPVYLPGSITVPGGFLTPDGTGNYTTPSISLPTSIPSITIPGDLVTPVGSNYEIDISGLSDPVNAALRDALHGNMGRYYDSRLGDAYIYGARFNFNFNDRFRFALSGIMKSPDEDYFVASLDGMQNVEQLVYWADFTLKFTPGFSLIGAYYWEDLDEVPAANTIKVPGRGGSIPVTKTEDSPNAYKVVLNVDQSVLKFTSIWAEYAHFDEGWQFFTFDDSYGTTPHSAYDYHFDYSGVYLPLTFYVGAFEADVFRAYLYQKWSDKWGSFISYTDVSYDGTGAYQLDTEHWAVGFDYWYTPAVKFTLSYEDASFDDDHKYKDDSLLRFRTWIFF from the coding sequence ATGAAAAAGTTCTTTGCACTGCTGGCAGTTGCTGTGCTGGTAGCCTTCGCGGCGCCGGCCTTCGCTGCCAATCCGTTCGTCGATGTTCCGATGAACCACTGGTCCTACGACGCGCTCTCTCAGCTCGCCGCTAAGGGCATAATCCAGGGCTATCCCGACGGGTCGTTCAAGGGCAATCAGCCGATGACCCGCTACGAGATGGCCACCGCTGTGGCCAGGGCTTTGGCCACCGTGGATATGGATAAGGCCAGCAAAGAAGATGTGGAGATGCTGAAGAGGCTCGTCGTCGAGTTCAAAGACGAGCTCGATGCCTTGGGCGTTAAGGTCGATGAGCTCGACGAGCGCGTGGCCGTCCTCGAAAAGAACCTGGGCGGCTGGAGGTTCTACGGAGAATTGCGCTTCACGGGCGAGTGGGCCGACGAGGAAGGCCAGTATAGCAATGTAGTAGGCGACACCGAGTTCGACCTCGACCGCTATCGTCTGTGGATGACCCGCAAGGTTGACGATAAACTCACGATGATCATGCGCCTTGGCGACGACAGCCGTTCGAGCGACGGCACGGCCTGGGAGCGCTACTACGCCGAAGTGATGTTCCCCTGGGACTTCAAGGTGTGGATAGGCAAGTGGAACTTCGACTGGGAAGCCGACGATAAGATCATCTACGCTCAGGAGTCTTGGTTCACCGACCAGACCTACAAAGGTTTCCACGCCAAGAAGAGCTGGGGCAACGGCTATTTCGCAGCCTTCGTAGCCCACCAAGAGAAAGACGAGAACAGGTACTACCACAAGAACGGCGAGAACTGGGAATGGGACACGAGTCGTTGGCCTGCACCTGTATATCTTCCTGGTTCTATTACCGTTCCCGGAGGGTTCCTCACTCCTGATGGCACCGGAAACTATACGACACCATCAATTTCGCTTCCCACGAGTATTCCCTCGATTACTATTCCTGGAGATCTTGTTACCCCAGTTGGTAGCAACTACGAAATTGACATCTCTGGATTGTCGGATCCAGTTAATGCAGCGTTGAGAGATGCGCTCCATGGTAACATGGGGAGGTACTACGACTCTAGGCTCGGCGATGCGTATATCTACGGCGCTCGGTTCAACTTCAACTTCAACGACCGTTTCCGTTTCGCCCTCTCCGGGATCATGAAGAGCCCTGACGAGGACTACTTCGTGGCAAGCTTGGATGGCATGCAGAATGTAGAGCAGTTAGTTTATTGGGCCGACTTCACACTCAAATTTACGCCGGGCTTTTCGCTCATCGGCGCCTACTACTGGGAAGACCTCGATGAGGTGCCAGCCGCAAACACGATTAAGGTTCCAGGTAGAGGAGGGTCAATTCCTGTCACGAAGACGGAAGATTCTCCTAACGCCTACAAGGTCGTCCTTAACGTTGACCAAAGCGTGCTCAAGTTCACGAGCATTTGGGCGGAGTATGCCCATTTCGACGAGGGTTGGCAGTTCTTCACATTTGACGACAGCTATGGCACCACGCCGCACAGCGCCTACGACTACCACTTCGACTACTCGGGCGTCTATCTGCCTCTTACCTTCTACGTCGGTGCTTTCGAGGCTGATGTCTTCCGTGCTTATCTCTACCAGAAGTGGAGCGACAAGTGGGGTTCCTTCATCTCCTACACTGACGTATCCTACGACGGCACGGGCGCATATCAGTTAGACACCGAGCACTGGGCTGTCGGCTTCGACTACTGGTACACGCCGGCCGTCAAGTTCACGCTCTCCTATGAAGACGCCAGCTTCGACGACGATCACAAGTACAAAGACGACTCGCTGCTCCGCTTCCGCACCTGGATCTTCTTCTAA
- a CDS encoding toxin-antitoxin system protein has protein sequence MEMASATVRISLKAQEVVRHLSAQTGRKMQDILDEAVELYRRQLFLEKANAAFATLRMQPEAWAVEEEERASWDAALTDGLRD, from the coding sequence ATGGAGATGGCAAGTGCTACTGTGCGGATCAGCCTGAAGGCTCAAGAAGTTGTGCGACATCTTTCGGCCCAAACTGGCCGCAAGATGCAGGATATACTTGACGAAGCGGTTGAGCTATACCGCCGTCAACTCTTCTTGGAGAAGGCCAACGCCGCCTTTGCCACCTTGAGGATGCAACCGGAGGCGTGGGCTGTTGAGGAGGAAGAGCGAGCCTCCTGGGACGCCGCTCTCACCGACGGGCTAAGGGACTGA
- a CDS encoding type II toxin-antitoxin system PemK/MazF family toxin: MSEPSRGEIWLVDLNPLRGHEQAGRRPSLVISVNGFNYGPAGRTCGYNSHDHEGQRYTVSCGS; the protein is encoded by the coding sequence ATGTCTGAGCCATCCCGCGGGGAGATTTGGCTGGTGGATCTAAATCCTCTGCGTGGTCACGAACAGGCTGGTAGACGGCCCAGCCTCGTGATATCGGTTAACGGCTTTAACTACGGTCCAGCAGGCAGGACTTGTGGTTATAATTCCCATGACCACGAAGGCCAAAGGTATACCGTTTCATGTGGAAGTTGA
- a CDS encoding type II toxin-antitoxin system PemK/MazF family toxin — MVIIPMTTKAKGIPFHVEVDPPEGGVDCPSFIKCEDVRSIAKERLVERFGRIGDTTLAEVEDRLRILLGL; from the coding sequence GTGGTTATAATTCCCATGACCACGAAGGCCAAAGGTATACCGTTTCATGTGGAAGTTGATCCACCCGAGGGCGGCGTGGACTGCCCCAGCTTCATCAAGTGTGAGGACGTCCGTTCCATCGCTAAAGAGCGCCTCGTGGAGCGCTTTGGAAGGATTGGCGATACGACGCTGGCGGAGGTTGAGGATCGACTACGCATCCTTCTGGGATTGTAG
- a CDS encoding Rpn family recombination-promoting nuclease/putative transposase: MDGLRPKDPHDKFFKTIMADENNVRLFVKEFLPHDISKEIALEKMKLLPTEKLRRYRKYHMDLAVECEIGQKKGQLYFIFEHKSYPNRKVLLQILGYMYALWDEQERTSKPLTPIIPVVIYHGMHPWNIPTAFLSQFEGLKEPIKRYMPEFEYALVDLTTLSDEEIRRRAKDNAFLAESLRVMKYAPVQNIERIKATAGIIISPEQKMIIIEYLFQVLDVEEEAMYEIAQKSEVKKLCHLWRRSWKKEAKKGVS; encoded by the coding sequence ATGGATGGACTGCGCCCCAAAGACCCTCACGACAAGTTCTTCAAAACCATCATGGCGGACGAAAACAACGTAAGGCTGTTCGTAAAAGAATTCCTGCCCCATGATATATCCAAAGAAATTGCCTTAGAAAAGATGAAACTCTTGCCCACAGAGAAGCTGAGGCGGTATAGGAAATACCACATGGACCTGGCTGTCGAATGCGAGATAGGCCAAAAGAAAGGGCAGCTCTATTTCATATTCGAGCACAAGTCATACCCAAACAGAAAAGTCCTCCTGCAGATATTGGGCTACATGTATGCCCTATGGGACGAACAGGAAAGGACATCTAAACCTTTAACCCCCATAATACCCGTTGTGATATACCACGGAATGCACCCTTGGAATATTCCCACTGCATTTTTGAGCCAATTTGAAGGACTAAAGGAACCCATAAAGCGATACATGCCCGAATTCGAGTATGCATTGGTAGACTTAACAACGCTGAGCGACGAAGAGATAAGAAGGAGAGCCAAAGACAACGCCTTCCTCGCAGAAAGCCTGCGCGTCATGAAATATGCTCCTGTCCAGAATATCGAAAGGATCAAGGCTACGGCTGGTATAATAATATCACCGGAACAGAAGATGATAATAATTGAATACCTCTTTCAGGTGCTGGACGTGGAAGAAGAGGCTATGTACGAGATAGCGCAAAAATCGGAGGTGAAGAAGTTATGCCATCTTTGGCGGAGAAGCTGGAAAAAAGAGGCGAAAAAAGGGGTGAGCTAA
- a CDS encoding DUF4351 domain-containing protein has product MPSLAEKLEKRGEKRGELKGKEIGKIEAKRSTLIRQLKRKFGLTPAEEEKVRSVTDEAKLETALDAILDAKDKSEVLRTLG; this is encoded by the coding sequence ATGCCATCTTTGGCGGAGAAGCTGGAAAAAAGAGGCGAAAAAAGGGGTGAGCTAAAAGGCAAGGAGATAGGCAAAATAGAAGCTAAACGCTCGACATTAATAAGGCAGCTCAAGCGCAAGTTCGGCCTCACTCCCGCGGAAGAAGAGAAAGTGCGCTCCGTTACGGATGAAGCTAAGCTCGAAACTGCGCTGGATGCTATTTTAGATGCAAAAGACAAATCTGAGGTTTTAAGGACGTTGGGGTGA